Genomic segment of Candidatus Methylomirabilota bacterium:
GTTCTACCGGCCCTCGGCGCCGCTCGGACTCAGCGCGGCCAGCCAGCGGCACGGCCCCGAGCTGTCCTACAACAACCTGCTCGACTGGTCGGCCGCGCTCGGGTTGCTGCTCGAGTTCGACGACCCCGCCGCGGTGGTGATCAAGCACACGAACCCCTGCGGGGTGGCCCTCGGGCAGAACGCGGGCGAGGCGATGCGTCGGGCCAAGGCCTGCGATCCGGTCTCGATCTACGGCGGCATCGTGGGCGTCAACCGCACGGTGGACCTCGAGGTGGTGAAGGAGCTGTCGGGCATCCTGCTCGAGATCCTCTTCGCCCCGGGCTACGAGCCGGACGCGCTCGAGGAGATCCGGCGCACCAAGAAAAAGTGTCGCGTGTTCCAGCTGCCGTGCGCGCGGGCCGACTATCCCGCGCAGGCGCAGGAGATGCGGAGCGTCTGGGGCGGCGTGCTGCTCCAGCAGGCCGATCTCACCGATCTCGATCCGGGCACGCTCAAGGTCGTGTCGCGACGGCCGCCCACCGAGACCGAGCTGCGCGGGCTGCGCTTCGCCTGGCGCGTGGCCAAGCACGCCAAGTCCAATGCCATCGTGCTGGCCACCCCCGAGCAGGTGGTGGGCGTGGGCGCCGGACAGATGAACCGGGTGGACTCGGCGCGCATCGCGGTGCTGCGGGCGCGCGAGCTGGGGCTCGAGACGAAGGGCTCGGTGTGCGCCTCCGACGCGTTCTTCCCATTCCGCGACGGGCTCGACGTGGTGGCCAAGGCGGGTGCCACCGCGGTGATCCATCCGGGCGGCTCGCTCCGCGACCAGGAGGTCGTGGCGGCGGCCGACGAGCAGGGCCTGGCCA
This window contains:
- the purH gene encoding bifunctional phosphoribosylaminoimidazolecarboxamide formyltransferase/IMP cyclohydrolase, encoding MSRVRRALISVHDKTGVVDFARGLHALGAEILSTGGTARLLRDSGVPVVDVAEVTGFPEMLDGRVKTLHPAVHGGILARRDLPEHAAALERHGIRPIDLVAVTLYPFEKTVATPGVMLDEAIENIDIGGPSMIRGAAKNHAHVAVVTDPGQYGPVLDELRTSGDGLSDATRFRLAFEAFRRTAQYDAAIAAYLREPGATGRPAAAAGGFPERLTVEGTLVQTLRYGENPHQAAAFYRPSAPLGLSAASQRHGPELSYNNLLDWSAALGLLLEFDDPAAVVIKHTNPCGVALGQNAGEAMRRAKACDPVSIYGGIVGVNRTVDLEVVKELSGILLEILFAPGYEPDALEEIRRTKKKCRVFQLPCARADYPAQAQEMRSVWGGVLLQQADLTDLDPGTLKVVSRRPPTETELRGLRFAWRVAKHAKSNAIVLATPEQVVGVGAGQMNRVDSARIAVLRARELGLETKGSVCASDAFFPFRDGLDVVAKAGATAVIHPGGSLRDQEVVAAADEQGLAMVVCGIRHFKH